TAAGTAGGCTCTGCGCCATCTTCGCTCGGGCCAAGCACAACGCAGATCTTAGTTGCAACATGCTGACCCATGAAAAGACAGGTTTCCATAAGTCTGAGATGACTGTGAGATGCCTTTGTGCTCTCTTGTTTATTGTTTACGGGACATTATGTTTTAGGAACAGCCAAGTGGCCAACTGATGGTGCTTATAATatgaataataacaatataaacATACATccatacccccacccccacacgcacacatacaaacagcacCAGAGCATTGTGACCTCAAACCATCTCAGCCGTCCCAAAATAAACAGCAGAGTTGCAGGAGTTCCATGTTGCTAGGGGTTTCCCTGAGGGCGGGAGCAACGGCTGctacggggggtgggggtgttgggggggaggagaacgtGGGGCTTTTCTCATGACCACAGGGCTATAAATATAAAACCGTTTCCCCTTGCTTTcacagttcagtgtgtgtggagcattCTTTGGCACAGCTCTGCTAGCATCGTCCGGCGTGATTGTAGCAATTTTGCTAATGCATGGAGGGACTAGTacatatctctctctatttctactcctcctccaccctgatggcctagataggagaggagagagaggaaaacagaaagtgagtgtgtgtgtgagagaattgtGCACTGTGagtttgaaagtgtgtgtctgtttgtctgtgtgtgtgtcattctgtgTAAAAATTGGCTTTTGTGTCCCTCTGCCTTTTAAACCCCTATATTACACAGTCTTACTGTTGACCACACTGTCATCAGGTTTGGCCTTGTTCTGACTGCTGCTTCCCTAAAGACAACCAGTTTGAACTGTGCACCTCAACTTGTTTTCTCCAGCTTCCATTGTCTCACAATGACATAGTTAACTTATCACATTTCACCTATCCTACAAAATGATGGACTTTGCATGTCATACCAATGTTGCCCGTGAAGGAAGTCATCATCTTGCAATAGCGATTCTCTTCTGAGATCAGTACATGCCATACTGAGCTATCAACCGGCACCCTCCAATCCGTTGGCTCTACTTGTAGCCCTGTGCCCTCATTGGCTCAATAAAAAAAACCATTCTGCTAATTGCAAGGGTGTCGTGTGTCGACCCTGCAGCGTaattacagtactgtgcaaagaGGCTTCTCTTGTTTACCTTCCCTCACCCGGGTTATCAACACTgtctggatctgtgtgtgtacagtacttaCATTTGTTTATATAGTGTATCACTAGCTCTCTAGTGTATCACTGTAGCTTTTCTGTGGCTTTCACTATTATGGTGTGTTTGTTGTCGGAGTGCAGAAATGAAGTTGCCTTATATAGAGAATATATAGTGATTTTTCGGCATTTGTAATCACTATATGATTCTGGTTATTCCAAGTGGGGATTTCTGTGATATTCTGTTGATGTATTAAGATATTATATTGTTTGTTATATACCAATCGAATGGACTCGGATTGACAAGGACTTCATTTACATAATTTACCTAAATAAAAATGTCTCTAAATTCAGTCCAGGCAccagaaattgtgtgtgtgtgtgtatatatatatatatatatatatatatatatatatatatatatatatatatatatatatatatatatatatatatatatatatatatatatatatatatatatacatgagAACATTTACACTTCCTCTCATTTGAAGCACAGAGCATATTGAAGTTATTACAATGATGATTAATACCCCATGTCTTCATTTGTATTTGTTCTTACCAGCATGCTCAGTGCATGTTCAGTCATTATGGTGCCTTAATCTCACCACTGCTCTAATCACGCATCCATTAATGCAGATATATGTACTGCTATTACAGTCTCCACTTGTACCTTCATTATATTGGGGGAGGGGTTGTAGTTCCGGGGCCAGTGGCTTCCAGTTGCCTAGTAACACTGTGGAGGGTGCATACAGCGTATATGAACAAATGGTCTTTTCTGTGGTGGAGGATGAGATTCTCCATAATCATCTGACAAGTACACATGACATCGCTAGACTCTCATTAACATATTTCTGTGAGGGGGCTCAACAAGTACATTTTCAATAAAGGTTTGCTGTAATGGGATATTGCACACAGGACATTGAATAAGGAAATGAGGCCCTTCTGATGCAGTCTACTACAAAAGGCCTCTTATGGCGGTCAGTAACAACAAGCATGGTCAGTCCTATAGGACATGAAAAATACTACTTGGTATAACCACTTACCCCATTGAGGTATTGAAATGTTCTAAAATATGCAAAATATTAGTCTAAGTGCAACATTTGTCATACAATAAAACATATCTACTGTTCCAACCAGTAGAGCAGGGAATTGGGAGTTTTTTAGCCAGTCGCACTCAATGTCTACTTCTACCACATTGCACTGCTACTACTTGTACAGGCGGCACAGTCATCAGCTAGGATTGTGTCATCTGCCCTTGAACAGGAAGTGGTGTTCTGATAAGGAAGTGTTTTGTGTACAGTCCAACAGCATGTGCAGCCCTGATAATCACACTGAATGGGCTTCGTTTGACAGGCTTCAAGGGACCACTTGTGGCTGTATTTGTACACGTGTCTGTGTGACGTACCGTCATTTGCTACTTTTCATAACTACAGGTAGCGGGGGTCAATTATGAATGTGTACCGTATTTATTGGCATAACACTGATTTAGTTTGATCTAGATATTATCCATCCCCATTCAAGATTAGATTTGGTCAGTTTTCGTCAAGTCTGCTCATTAGAAATCAGGGACTATGTTCACCCGAAGAGAATTACATTTGAACAGATGcatattttttttaaccctttaatatttaaataataaaataaatgcaATGACATGGATTTTATGAGAAGCAGATTGCATACATGCTGTAGTAGATTTCTCAGAGTCTGGTAAAAGATGCAGTTGTCTGCTGTGGTTTTGCCTGCAGTCACTGCTTTCTCTTCACTCATTCACCACAGACACAATCATCCCTCCGGTTTCTGATGAGTCACCGTGCTAATGTACACGGTCAAACCCACAAAAAtttaggggtcagatggctgagcggttaggaaatcgggctattaatcagaatgttgccggttcgattcccggccctgccaaatgatgtgtccttgggcaaggcactttaccctacttgccttgggggaatgtccctgtacttactgtaagtcgctctggataagagcgtctgctaaatgactaaatgtaaatgtaagtttctTCCTTTATTTTATTTCCCTCCCTTTTCTCATCAGTGTTCCTGGTTTCTGCCTGAGCTCGTTCtctgtttaaaaaataaatcattctgccacatcctccctcctttgttttgttttttttgcttctTCAGCCCCCCTTTGTGGTTCACTCTCCTTTTTGTTGATTGTCAACATTTCACCCTGCTGTTATTTCCTTCTactactctctgtctgtctctgtctgtttgttagAAGCTGTATACCATTCAGGAGCACAGATTAGAGTAccggtagtagtagtagtagtcttAAGGGTGACAGACCAGATCACGTGACTCATGTGAATGAGCTTATACATTAGTTACAAGTGGCTGTTGTTGCTGTGGGGTTGCTCCAGAAGCATTGTTCTCCAGCTAAGGACCTAGGAACTATGGCTGGAACTCAGGGTGCAAAGGGGAAGCTTGTGGCACGACAGGAAACCAGGGGGGATGGCAGGAAATGTAAGTTTACAGGTGTGGGTTTTGGTTGTGTTGATTGGTCTGTGTTGGTGGGGGTGGAAGGCCTCCAACACTAATTCTGCATTTAGGTCTTGGTGTGCGTGTTTCAGTGTATTCCACTCTTTGTGTGGGTGATTATACTTCATTCTGAAATAGGTTAGAACCACCTACTGGTACAAGACTTTTCCAGTGGACCCATACATTGGGATTAGTATGTGCACATTGTTTGAGTATATGAGCTAATGCAATCCCTTCTAGTCCACCTGTTTGAccgtccctctcccactctctcttgtctcctacTACAGTCGATGCTGATGAGATTAAAAGGCTAGGGAAGAGGTTTAAGAAACTCGACCTAGATAACTCGGGCTCGCTAAGTGTGGAGGAATTCATGTCCCTGCCGGAGCTTCAACAGAACCCGCTGGTGCAGAGGGTCATCGACATATTCGACACAGACGGCAACGGGGAGGTGGACTTCAAAGGTAACAGTGCCATGAACGTGCAGATGTGGTCGGCCGTTCTCAGAAAACAAGGAGTTGTAACTGTTTATTTCAAATATAATGAGACCCattttgaatttaaaaaaagtgCGTTCTTTGGAACTTTGAGAACTCATAAGAATTACAGCAGCTAAATTTGACAAAGCAGACCTGTAGACATCCTTTACATAACTTTATATAACAATTGAACTGTATTGTTGTTTCAGTTTTAGGTAATAAAGATAGTTTTATAAAATTACACCAATAATGGGACCTGTGACTGCTCTGGCTCTGAACACCTCCCATTTCTTATTCTGCCTGAGATTGGCATTTGCAGTAGCCAGAGTTTCACCAAACATTAATCACATTGCAAGATTAACAAAAGGATCTTTGTAACCACAGGAAACAAATGAGGACTTTGGCCCTTGGCCCTCTACCCAGTCTATTTACAGTGAAAGtattaccaaaaaaaaaaaaaaaacctgatgTCTGTTTGATCAAGATTTCATTACACGCCATAGCAAGGTTCTGAGTGCAGCTGGTAGGCTATCTTTGATGCAGGTAGCAATGTTGTGGACTATCTGAAGAACTACAGAAAGTCAAGGTTTTATGCCTAAATTGattcaaatgtgtgtatttAAATCATCCACAATTTTGTCCAAAAGTATCCATATTGGGTTTGTCGTAGACTAAGCATTCCTCTTTCCCCAGAGTTTATTGAGGGAGTCTCCCAGTTCAGTGTCAAGGGTGACAAAGAACAGAAGCTTCGGTGTAAGTAAAGCTCAAAGAATGCACGCGCGAACACGCATTCATCTGTGGAAATGGTAATGTAAGTCTTCTATGAGTGGGTCTCCTACTGCAATGGAACATGAAACAAACCCTTTCCTCTTCCACCTATCCTCCATCTGCAGTCGCCTTCAGGATCTACGACATGGACAAggatggctacatctccaacggCGAGCTCTTCCAGGTTCTGAAGATGATGGTGGGCAACAACCTAAAGGACACACAGCTGCAGCAGATAGTGGACAAAACCATTATCAATGCAGACAAGGACGGAGACGGCAGGATATCCTTTGAAGAGTTCTGCGCagtaagccccccccccacacacactcaccttggAGAACAGACATGCCAAAAAGTTGAGGGTGCTCTTTCAGTGGGAGCAATATAAATTTGAGTGCCAGCTCCCTGACTGTGCATTTTCTATGGCTTACAGTATTACTACATCCCCTTAAATGTTATTGCAATAGCTTCCATTGTCTACAATTTAAATGTCTTTAGTTATTAGAATAGTTAGTTGTGGGTACATAAGTGATGGCACCCAGAGAATAGACTGAATGTTTTGCTATGGGCTATTTCTTACATTTTTATTAATTTTGCATATTTGTGATAAATCAATGTTGCTGGTACTCACTTTATTAGACCCAAGTTGTCTATGTTTCAAGCAATGAACTAAAGCATGTTCTGTTAGGGTAGTGTTTTTTTCATAAGTCTACAGTCACAAGTTTGGAGCTCTTTCTATTTTCCAACCTTTAAAACATTCCAAATCTTATATTCAAAAGAAAGCCGTGAGCATACAAGGTTTGTGGGAAGCAGCTTGTCTGTGTTGGAGACTATTTAGAACCAGGGAAGAGAACAGGTGGAAGTTACAGAGTATCAGGTTCACACCAAGGCTAGGGTTGATACAATATTCTGTTTTCTTCTAGGTGGTGGGCGGCCTGGACATACACAAAAAGATGGTGGTGGATGTGTGAGTGCCCTTCCTCCTGataccttcctcctctcctcgacACTCGCTTTCTTCTCCATCTTTGAAGATCTATTTGACGCCTGGCAAGCACTCCCTGCGTATCTCAATGGaagtgttctctgtctctctctgtgaagccaatttttttgaaaaacaaaacaaaaaaacaaacaaaacaaaaacacgagCATCGTGGAGCCAACTTTGAAGTGTTATTGAACTCTGATCCTCTCAATAACCCAGTTGTAGCACTTTAAGAGACTAAAGGACAGCTATATCTTGTTTGCAAGAGAATCTTTGAGTGGATATAAGGGCATGGGTGGAGAAGAAGGCAGGTTGTCTTGTTAATAATTGTCTTCAATTTTTTCCCttcgttttttttattgtaattctttttttttatatttatttttgttcttgtcttcttatatatatatatatatataaatatataagaaAACAACTAGGATTATCAATGGCTCTCTCTGTGGGAAATGTGTTGTTAGCCGAGATGTTACTAAGTATACTTGATTTCATTACGACTCAAAAGATGGGTATGAAGTGCCAACCAAAACATATCCAAAAAATAGTTTTCATTATTATTGTCTACCATCGCTGTCCTTTTTGGAGAACTGGTTTGTGATGCATCAGCATGGTCACTACACATGCAAATGACACTTTCAAATATCTGTATATTGTTTTAGGTCTTGTCTATTTTACACTCGGACTGATCAGATCATTTAGGCTTTCTAATCGTATTgagaaaaaacatttaaatgtttttcttttttgcaaaGGGTGATTCAATATGAAATGTGTGATGAAATGAGTAGCGATAGATGCCAAGAAAGTTACAGTATGTCTTTACATACTAATGTGGTTTACTTAAAATGAAACTATTTGCAGAGTGCAACCATGAGACAATCCTTGGCCGTCTCATTAAAGGACATTTCTATACAAAAATCAATTAGAGCATTTCATGCATTTGTATTTTACTACCTTTGAACAGAGTTTAGAGGCAATGGGAATTAAATTGAATTAACAAAAAATGATAATAGCCAGTGAATGTCAGTGAATTCTGGAGAATATATATACAGGTGCTTCTGAGACTTATCTGCAGGCAGcggattgttttttttaaacaatgatATATGTATATTAGATAACCACCGGTTTCTCATGTTCAGAaacagcaggaggggaggagctttGCATCAGCTCTATGTAAACAGTCTTGGAAACATTTACTATATGCAGTGTATGGAGGGTGGACTTGTCTAGTAAAGTAGAATTGTTCTACAACTTTTACTTGTTAGCATGATCAATGTGCAATGGGATATACTGTACAATTAGTCTGGAGCGTGTACATTTCAAAAGTTGGCTTCTTCCACTTTTCTATCATGATCACCATTGCTCCTCCCATTGGTTAAGCAGGAAGAAAACTGGTGTGCACCCAAATTATTTTAGTCAGAAACACTCCCTTAGATTATCAACCACAGCATCGGGTTTCTATTTTTGCTCGGTTACTGGTTTGGACAGGCGTTTTTGGATTGGAGAAACCGTAATGTCCCTTCCCTAAGCTCTGCACGGCTTGGGCCTCCCTTATACTTGCATGACATGGATATTTCTTTGTTGTTATGCATGTATATACATTTTGAAAAAAATCCTATTGTTTACACATGGATGGTAATAACTATATTTAAGAATTGGTATACAACATGGATGTTGCCAAACTTTGGTAAATGTACACATGAGCAGTAATCCAAATAAACTGAACTTCATGTAACTTTTGTATTTTTCCCAGGTCAGTGAGATGCTTCTATTCCAGTAAAGATGCATAACTGATCCTGTCTCAAACTGCCACACTGTACTCAGAGGACAATTTCgaagcttttctttttttgtatgcTAGTATTAGTTAATTGCGTTTCTGCTCTCTATAGTACAGGCCACGTGTTATTTTGTCTGTGCTTTTCTCTGACTGAGTGGGTTCTTTTTTTAGTTTTTGTGGGAAATCTGAAATGGATGTTTAACAAACtgtatttttttcccctttctctgcaTGCTGCATCTTATGCTGTGGGACTGTTGGAAACttgatactgtataaaaatgaaaCAGGAAATAAACTTTTAAAAATTGAAAGTGATGGTTTTCATAAAGACTTATTTTTGCGAACAATCTCAGCCCAGTTTGAAAATACATTTCCTGCCATTCAAATCAAATCCACACTGGGGTTTTTTAATTTTTACATTGGTAATTGCACTTTATTGTGAATAGCCTTTACACCATTAGACTGGTTTAGATCCTGTGTCTATTTACTTCCTCCTTGGACCAACAGCAGAGCATGAAAAGGTAGAAGGGGGCAATTTGTAGAACATCTCCAAAGCTAGGAGAATGACCAGACCAAACATCTGGATGCAGAGAAGGCTATCCTCAGCTATATCTGGCATATCCAAAGACACCACAGCAGGATCAAACCTAAAAGTTCCAGCACAACCACTGAGGGAGAAAATGAATCCATGCTGCACATTGGTCTTCAAAATCTCTCAGCGGTCCGGCTGGCCACCGCCCTGATATTTCCATAGACCTTTGAAGGTGGactacctgtagaaaaacacaaAGCTTACGTCACTTTCTGTAGCTTATTTCATGCAACCGGTGCATTTCCTTAAGCAATGTGGAAATGATTCTGAGGTGACATATCCCTTCCTTTACCTAAGATGAGGTTGCATATTGCTGTCCGTGCCATCTTGATATTCTGGAAAGATCCTAATATGTGTATTTTCCTGTGGAAAAATCACACACAAAAGTTTAGAACTCCTATATAATGCTGAATACATAATGATACTGAATATGAGTAAATCACATCTAAGTAGTAAGTCTAAACTTGCTCACAGGAACGGAAGGCTACTCACGTGTCTGCAAGCACAATTCGTGTCTTGGTGACATTTTCAATTGTGAATTTCGTTTTTCCTCCTTTCCCTGCTATCCTTCCAATAGCTCTAGACAAATGGTCTCCCTTCAGTGGTTTTACTGCCAAGAAGAGACATGAAAACACGAAGACATTAAATACAGGATAGCAGAATACAACAAAGTAATACGGAGTGTTGAATCGTAAAACGACAGAACAGCAGTGACGCAGTTTCTTACCATCAGTGACCTCAAAGGTTTCAAGGAAAAGTTCATCTAATCTGATGAGGGCTAGGGCATCCTGGAAAAGAGACAAGACAGGACTCTGCAGTCAAACGCTTTCAAACATTATAAAAAGGAAAAGAACATCCTTAAAAAAGGATTAACCAAACTTCCAGTCCACACAACAAATAGTATTTATTCATGTAATTCCTGGTCAAGAGCTAGTTACCATGCATTAAACTTCTAAATGAAGGTGCTTACCTCAACTTGGAATCCTAGAACAAAAGCCTTGACAAAATCTGCAGCTCTTGTAAGGGACCCGATGTCCTGTGTCTCTTTACATGTCTGGAACATTGTTTGTAAGGTTAGCTTCATCTTAAAAGGTTGCATCATGTTTCATGATGCTAAAGTGATGAATACTTTGTGGATGGATTACTCAGGAAAAAGGTTACAAATATACAGTTTAACAGTTGAGAACTGACCAACGGAATAAAATGCTTCTGAAAGGGGGTACAATCATGCACCGAGGAGGACTGTCATTGCACTTACTTTGATTTCAACATTTCTGGTTTTGAggttaaatctgacttgaagtTGGAGGTTCTCCACAATGGGAGTGAAAATCTTCAACCAATTCTCTTTCAGGGGCGTGTACCTGTGGGCTGGGACAGCTACTTTTCGCATCTCATCTGTGCCACCCTGTAAGGATAGGAAGAAAGGCGTttacattatttattttaagACGATCATTAATGCAGTTCAATTATGAGTAATCACGTACAAATAACGTCAAAGTAGCATAAGTGTTCTGAAATAAGACATGGTAACAGCATAACGTCTGACAGACGCAAAACAGTGAGGGTTCTATGATCCATGTGCGCACGCGCGTGGCCTTGCATGACGGCAATCCAATTACTATGTCTGATTATCTGACTAAATAAATTTTTGGCCATGGCAAATCATGTAATTACATAAAATTAAAGCATTCGATTACCATACCGTAAGTTTGTCGCCTGAAATTGGGGGAAACTGGGGTCGCTTGCATGCCACGGAGTCCTCTGGATCCATGTCTACTACATCCTGCTCGCGTTTTCGCTTTTGAGTCTTTTTTGATTTCACCTTTATGAAATCGTCTGC
This DNA window, taken from Osmerus eperlanus chromosome 6, fOsmEpe2.1, whole genome shotgun sequence, encodes the following:
- the pno1 gene encoding RNA-binding protein PNO1 is translated as MDTDNNSTPAITATMDSESTADDFIKVKSKKTQKRKREQDVVDMDPEDSVACKRPQFPPISGDKLTGGTDEMRKVAVPAHRYTPLKENWLKIFTPIVENLQLQVRFNLKTRNVEIKTCKETQDIGSLTRAADFVKAFVLGFQVEDALALIRLDELFLETFEVTDVKPLKGDHLSRAIGRIAGKGGKTKFTIENVTKTRIVLADTKIHILGSFQNIKMARTAICNLILGSPPSKVYGNIRAVASRTAERF
- the LOC134022262 gene encoding calcineurin subunit B type 1 → MGNEASYPLEMCTHFDADEIKRLGKRFKKLDLDNSGSLSVEEFMSLPELQQNPLVQRVIDIFDTDGNGEVDFKEFIEGVSQFSVKGDKEQKLRFAFRIYDMDKDGYISNGELFQVLKMMVGNNLKDTQLQQIVDKTIINADKDGDGRISFEEFCAVVGGLDIHKKMVVDV